A single Planctomycetota bacterium DNA region contains:
- a CDS encoding PEP-CTERM sorting domain-containing protein — MAAVVWLACYAAPHAHAGLMEAAWVPRQLTFTPDWSEGDHAHAPNGAEIAFTWSSGGQYQIHKVNSLGIGPQQVLASDSISPGYTRDGRHILYPNPAPSSLHGFWRMDTDGANKMLATPVPFAVQVANELPDGRLVFLRYISVPMSVWIADADGGNLRQISSGDDKQQPRVSPNGRYVVYNSQDEWGIPFDLFKYDLLTAVETQLTFEPAAQGYPAFSPDGQWIVYQSTEDGGPWSDIWIMSASDPTLRRQLNNDPWNSLYPQFRPDGSGIVYSVVVDRRQADFWELQRVEPPSTWTSSASSGGTTAWQAPASWNSGAGPTPELGITAIVQAPTADQVATIASGVTGQAHKLYIGSNGTVRVNAGGTLQLGSGGIYLDPTGTLALDPGATLDTMMAAMLGGTGNIVVGGSLTLDLSIAAVDFHGTLHVANGDPAAVSSLTILAPPVGVLDPALQAGLLGYWPLNEGAGAAALDRSGNARDGAISGAAWDSDVVRGTSLRFDGINDFVGIGALGLSGNAPRTIAGWVKSNDANGADGDWTGIFGWSPVGADGNGRYFDIEVCGGAAPKPYCLHLYGQEENFGPLTSDPNWHFFAATYDGTDVRLYLDGDPNPVSEFRPAWPLDLRDEFGMGARLQAGQYFNGNLDDVAAWNRALSGVELRSFSLGGLSGGPARLGNLRLDPNARLTLEGSGVALFDSIGSASGLAIAGSLTLAPTAGGAASVTGTNTGVILDAGVNTPSFEVTGGGTVGLGSHAALVIAPGGRVSVPAGVILNSDPGAGSSATIDASQAASVFFEGGLAVTSGTLDLRVPAGAGGPVRMGNLAMLSGTRLDAISQPVGFSSATLGDGATLAGDFVVDRRLAVAGRGSGTAAVNGHLRLGDGLVYDWTFDRAGSDVVAILGDLHFAGSFTLSIAAGGTRSIAPTDMLPIFLYSGILDVPGGELQYAIEIGALTDPFQPHLWDTTNAALWIGQGEAGQGVYLTGLVALAIPEPATLSLLAVGLAALVRRRSR, encoded by the coding sequence ATGGCCGCGGTCGTCTGGCTAGCCTGTTACGCCGCTCCCCACGCTCACGCAGGGCTGATGGAGGCGGCTTGGGTCCCGCGCCAGTTGACCTTCACGCCCGACTGGAGCGAGGGCGACCACGCGCACGCTCCCAACGGCGCGGAGATTGCCTTCACCTGGAGCAGCGGCGGCCAGTACCAGATCCACAAGGTGAACAGCCTCGGGATCGGCCCGCAACAGGTGCTCGCCTCCGACTCCATCAGCCCGGGCTACACCCGGGACGGGCGCCACATCCTCTATCCCAACCCCGCTCCGTCTAGCCTCCACGGATTCTGGCGCATGGACACCGATGGGGCGAACAAGATGCTGGCGACCCCGGTCCCCTTCGCCGTGCAGGTGGCGAACGAGTTGCCCGATGGCCGCCTCGTATTCCTGCGCTACATCTCGGTGCCCATGAGTGTGTGGATCGCCGATGCCGATGGGGGCAACCTGAGGCAGATCAGCTCCGGCGACGACAAGCAGCAGCCCCGCGTATCCCCCAATGGCCGGTATGTCGTCTACAACTCTCAGGACGAATGGGGCATCCCCTTCGACCTTTTCAAGTACGATCTGCTCACCGCCGTCGAGACGCAACTGACCTTCGAACCCGCGGCCCAGGGCTACCCGGCCTTCAGCCCCGACGGCCAGTGGATCGTCTATCAGTCCACGGAGGATGGGGGCCCCTGGTCCGACATCTGGATCATGAGCGCCAGTGATCCAACCCTCAGGCGCCAGTTGAACAACGACCCCTGGAACAGCCTGTATCCTCAGTTTCGTCCCGATGGGTCAGGAATCGTCTACAGCGTGGTGGTGGACCGTCGTCAGGCCGATTTCTGGGAGTTGCAGCGTGTGGAGCCGCCCTCAACATGGACGAGTTCCGCAAGCTCGGGCGGGACCACTGCGTGGCAGGCCCCTGCGAGCTGGAACTCAGGCGCCGGCCCCACACCCGAGTTGGGCATCACAGCCATCGTCCAGGCGCCCACGGCCGACCAGGTGGCAACCATCGCCAGCGGCGTCACGGGGCAGGCTCACAAGCTCTACATCGGCAGCAACGGCACGGTGCGCGTCAATGCCGGCGGCACGCTCCAGCTAGGGAGCGGCGGCATCTACCTGGACCCCACAGGCACGCTGGCCCTTGACCCGGGGGCGACACTCGATACCATGATGGCGGCAATGCTCGGCGGCACGGGCAACATCGTGGTCGGCGGCTCGCTCACCCTCGACCTCTCCATCGCCGCTGTGGACTTCCACGGCACTCTCCACGTAGCCAACGGGGATCCAGCCGCGGTCAGCAGCCTGACGATCCTCGCGCCGCCAGTGGGCGTTCTCGACCCTGCTCTCCAGGCCGGCCTGCTCGGCTACTGGCCCCTCAACGAGGGCGCAGGGGCCGCGGCGCTGGACCGCTCCGGCAACGCCAGGGATGGCGCCATCTCGGGCGCGGCCTGGGATAGCGACGTCGTCCGGGGAACGTCCCTGAGGTTCGACGGCATCAATGACTTCGTCGGGATCGGCGCCCTCGGGCTCAGCGGCAACGCGCCCCGCACGATCGCGGGATGGGTCAAGTCCAACGATGCGAACGGCGCCGATGGCGACTGGACGGGCATCTTCGGTTGGAGCCCAGTCGGTGCCGACGGCAACGGCCGTTACTTCGACATCGAGGTCTGCGGCGGCGCGGCCCCAAAGCCCTACTGCCTCCACCTCTACGGGCAGGAGGAGAACTTTGGCCCACTCACCAGCGACCCCAACTGGCACTTCTTCGCGGCCACTTACGACGGCACCGACGTGCGGCTTTATCTCGATGGCGACCCCAATCCCGTATCCGAGTTCCGCCCCGCCTGGCCCCTGGACCTTCGCGACGAGTTCGGGATGGGCGCGAGGCTCCAGGCCGGCCAGTATTTCAATGGCAACCTTGATGACGTGGCCGCGTGGAACCGCGCCCTGTCGGGCGTGGAACTCCGCAGCTTCAGCCTGGGCGGCCTCTCGGGCGGCCCCGCGCGCCTCGGCAACCTGAGGCTCGACCCCAACGCCCGGCTCACCCTCGAAGGGTCTGGCGTCGCCCTCTTCGACTCCATCGGCTCCGCCTCGGGGCTCGCCATCGCCGGCAGTCTCACGCTGGCGCCGACCGCAGGAGGCGCCGCCTCGGTCACGGGCACCAACACGGGCGTGATCCTCGATGCCGGCGTCAACACACCCAGCTTCGAGGTAACCGGCGGTGGCACGGTGGGCCTCGGCAGCCACGCCGCCCTCGTCATCGCCCCGGGAGGCAGGGTGAGCGTGCCCGCCGGCGTCATCCTGAACAGCGACCCCGGCGCCGGCAGCAGCGCCACGATTGACGCCAGCCAGGCGGCGTCGGTCTTCTTTGAGGGCGGCCTCGCCGTCACCAGCGGCACGCTGGACCTCCGCGTGCCGGCCGGCGCGGGCGGCCCCGTGCGCATGGGCAATCTCGCGATGCTCAGCGGCACCCGCCTCGATGCCATCTCGCAGCCCGTGGGCTTCAGCAGCGCGACCCTCGGCGACGGCGCTACACTGGCCGGCGACTTCGTGGTGGACAGGCGGCTCGCCGTCGCGGGCCGCGGCTCGGGCACAGCCGCGGTCAACGGCCACCTGCGCCTGGGGGATGGGCTGGTCTATGACTGGACGTTCGATCGCGCGGGCAGCGACGTCGTCGCCATTCTGGGCGACTTGCACTTCGCCGGCAGCTTCACCCTCAGCATCGCCGCCGGCGGGACGCGCTCGATCGCCCCCACCGACATGCTCCCCATCTTCCTCTACAGCGGCATCCTGGATGTGCCTGGCGGCGAGCTCCAATACGCCATCGAGATCGGAGCCCTCACCGACCCATTTCAGCCGCACCTATGGGATACCACGAACGCCGCGCTCTGGATCGGGCAGGGCGAGGCGGGCCAGGGCGTCTACCTCACCGGCCTGGTCGCCCTGGCGATCCCAGAACCTGCCACGCTGAGTCTGCTGGCAGTGGGCCTGGCCGCACTCGTGCGGCGCCGAAGTCGCTAG
- a CDS encoding HEAT repeat domain-containing protein, with protein sequence MRRHCIAILALTIAVWAAPLGAGEPDPAELTKEFTGEKPASERTPEQLDAAYAKVLDALMPDMGNEDPNKRGGPTRTLERIAFQASRPGAEADRAACAKAIAARLGPDVPPLARTWLIRMLERIGRAEAVAALGAALGDKDENVRESARRALQKNSAKEATLALIKAVATADTPAWRAALLNAIAERRDAAALDTLVKEAASDNDDVRTAAVRGLGKLGDKAGAAPIAAALAKGSPAAKQAAVDAYLMLADALTAAGDKALALGIYKKLLAADSPPFARCGAIVGIARAGGVEELPTILGSLAEPADGLLGASVEALCMLEGEKATPAIAARVQGAAPLVKLALLQALARRADKRALPTFVAAVEDADPAVRDQAVRGLGLLGDTSVVPLLLKVAAQASAAQATARRSLEAIRGDGIDKALLAALEGDDLKLRAEAIRALATRRFAAATPALLKAAEDPDGGIRAEALKALGALAPTEAMSAVAALLVKTQDDGTRNEAKEALVNIARRDLDADKRSEAVLKALETASGPARLSLLTVAGRIGGDKSLAAVRAALKDQDEKVKDAAIRALAEWPDAAAAPDLLEIARTAATETHQVLAIRGYIRVCRLQSNRPAAETAKMLIVGLETAKRPDEKRQAISGLAEARDLAALQAVVPCLEVEALKEEAAHAAVRIGRDIWNHPANAEAVKAAMQKVLEVTKNDGLRKQAQETLDRAQQKLREAKPAK encoded by the coding sequence ATGAGACGCCACTGCATCGCCATCCTTGCCCTCACGATCGCGGTGTGGGCCGCACCTCTGGGCGCCGGAGAACCCGACCCGGCGGAACTCACCAAGGAGTTCACCGGCGAGAAGCCCGCGTCCGAACGAACGCCTGAACAACTGGATGCGGCCTATGCCAAGGTCCTCGATGCCTTGATGCCCGACATGGGAAACGAGGACCCCAACAAGCGCGGCGGCCCCACGAGGACTCTCGAGCGCATCGCCTTCCAGGCCAGCCGTCCCGGCGCCGAGGCCGACCGCGCGGCCTGCGCCAAGGCCATCGCGGCCCGGCTCGGGCCGGACGTGCCGCCCCTCGCGCGCACGTGGCTCATCCGCATGCTCGAACGCATCGGGCGCGCCGAGGCCGTCGCCGCACTGGGAGCCGCGCTGGGCGACAAGGACGAGAACGTCCGCGAATCCGCCCGCCGCGCCCTCCAGAAGAACTCGGCCAAGGAGGCCACGCTGGCCCTCATCAAAGCCGTTGCGACCGCCGACACGCCGGCCTGGCGCGCGGCCCTCCTGAATGCCATCGCCGAGCGCCGCGACGCCGCGGCACTCGACACCCTGGTCAAGGAGGCGGCGTCGGACAATGACGACGTCCGCACCGCGGCCGTCCGCGGCCTGGGCAAGCTGGGCGACAAAGCGGGCGCCGCGCCGATTGCCGCTGCCCTGGCCAAGGGCTCCCCCGCGGCAAAGCAGGCCGCCGTGGATGCCTACCTGATGCTCGCCGATGCCCTCACCGCCGCCGGCGACAAGGCGCTGGCGCTCGGCATCTACAAGAAGCTGCTCGCTGCCGATTCCCCGCCGTTCGCACGCTGCGGCGCCATCGTGGGCATCGCCCGCGCCGGCGGCGTAGAGGAGTTGCCCACCATCCTCGGCTCCCTGGCCGAGCCGGCCGACGGGCTCCTGGGCGCTTCCGTCGAGGCCCTCTGCATGCTCGAGGGCGAGAAGGCCACCCCGGCCATCGCCGCACGCGTCCAGGGCGCCGCCCCCCTGGTGAAGCTGGCCCTTCTCCAGGCACTGGCCCGCCGCGCCGACAAGAGAGCCTTGCCCACCTTCGTCGCCGCTGTCGAGGACGCCGACCCGGCCGTCCGCGACCAGGCCGTCCGCGGCTTGGGCCTCCTCGGCGACACCAGCGTCGTGCCGCTCCTCCTCAAGGTCGCCGCCCAGGCCAGCGCGGCTCAGGCAACCGCGCGCCGCAGCCTCGAAGCCATTCGAGGCGACGGCATTGACAAGGCCCTCCTCGCCGCGCTGGAGGGCGATGACCTGAAGCTCCGCGCCGAGGCCATCCGCGCCCTCGCCACCCGCCGCTTCGCCGCCGCCACGCCGGCTCTCCTCAAGGCCGCCGAGGACCCCGACGGCGGCATTCGAGCGGAAGCGCTGAAGGCCCTTGGCGCCCTGGCGCCCACCGAGGCGATGAGCGCCGTGGCCGCCCTGCTCGTGAAGACCCAAGACGACGGCACCCGCAACGAGGCCAAGGAGGCGCTCGTCAACATCGCCCGGCGCGATCTGGATGCCGACAAGCGGTCCGAGGCCGTGCTCAAGGCGTTGGAGACCGCCAGCGGCCCGGCAAGGCTCTCCCTGCTGACCGTGGCCGGCCGTATCGGAGGGGACAAGTCCCTCGCCGCCGTTCGCGCCGCCCTGAAGGACCAGGATGAGAAGGTCAAGGACGCAGCCATCCGCGCCCTCGCCGAATGGCCCGACGCGGCGGCCGCCCCCGACCTCCTGGAGATCGCCAGGACCGCGGCCACCGAGACCCACCAGGTTCTCGCCATCCGAGGCTACATCCGCGTCTGCCGCCTCCAGAGCAACCGCCCGGCGGCGGAGACGGCGAAGATGCTCATCGTGGGGCTGGAGACGGCCAAGCGGCCCGACGAGAAGCGTCAGGCCATCAGCGGCCTGGCCGAGGCCCGCGACCTCGCCGCCCTTCAGGCCGTCGTGCCGTGCCTCGAGGTCGAGGCGCTCAAGGAGGAGGCCGCCCACGCCGCCGTGCGCATCGGCCGCGACATCTGGAACCACCCCGCCAACGCCGAGGCGGTCAAGGCCGCTATGCAGAAGGTCCTCGAAGTCACCAAGAACGACGGACTGAGAAAGCAGGCCCAGGAAACGCTCGACCGCGCCCAGCAGAAACTCAGGGAGGCCAAACCCGCGAAGTAG
- a CDS encoding Gfo/Idh/MocA family oxidoreductase produces MRTRHAISRRGFLKVGAAAAVVAPYVAPATALGQGGRPAPSDRITMGFIGLGGMGSGDMGGLLGFPEVQGVAVCDVDYSARSRAKQGVEGRYAQQKASGVYKGCDDYGDFREVVTRPDIDAISCGTPDHWHALITVTAMKNGKDVFCQKPETLTIREGRIMVETARRYGRVFSGGSQRVWEDYNWYHRVMWGGVAGKLQEVFINIGGPSGEMLLPAEPVPEGLDWDMWLGPAPWRPYNKGYHPFNWRGCRDFSGGGMTDWGAHHVGGGLFAAQLHDKPVPVEVHPPDGKEFKHLTYIYADGVRLYLGGAWDGPLGFKGDLGEVPERGKPRIAPPPTYIQGYKGRGGILGDFIHCVKTRERPFRDIELAHRTMVTCHLANIAFWSGRSFKFDPVKEEIVGDPELNRWVDRPYRAPWTL; encoded by the coding sequence ATGCGCACGAGACACGCCATCAGCCGCCGCGGCTTTCTCAAGGTGGGCGCCGCCGCGGCCGTGGTTGCGCCGTATGTCGCGCCCGCCACGGCGCTCGGCCAGGGCGGCCGCCCCGCGCCCAGCGACCGCATCACCATGGGCTTCATCGGCCTCGGAGGCATGGGCTCGGGCGACATGGGCGGCCTCCTCGGCTTCCCGGAGGTCCAGGGCGTCGCTGTGTGCGACGTGGACTACTCGGCGCGCTCGCGCGCCAAGCAGGGCGTCGAGGGGCGCTACGCCCAGCAAAAGGCCAGCGGCGTCTACAAGGGCTGCGACGACTACGGCGACTTCCGCGAGGTGGTGACCCGCCCCGACATTGACGCCATCTCCTGCGGCACCCCCGACCACTGGCACGCCCTGATCACCGTGACCGCGATGAAGAATGGCAAGGACGTCTTCTGCCAGAAGCCCGAGACCCTCACGATCCGCGAGGGCCGGATCATGGTGGAGACGGCCCGCCGCTACGGCCGCGTCTTCTCGGGCGGCAGCCAGCGGGTCTGGGAGGACTACAACTGGTACCACCGCGTCATGTGGGGCGGCGTGGCGGGGAAGCTCCAGGAGGTCTTCATCAACATCGGCGGCCCCTCCGGCGAGATGCTGCTGCCCGCCGAGCCCGTGCCCGAAGGCCTCGATTGGGACATGTGGCTCGGCCCCGCCCCCTGGCGCCCCTACAACAAGGGCTACCACCCGTTCAACTGGCGCGGCTGCCGCGACTTCTCGGGCGGAGGGATGACCGACTGGGGCGCCCACCACGTCGGCGGCGGGCTCTTCGCCGCCCAACTCCACGACAAGCCCGTGCCCGTCGAGGTCCACCCCCCCGACGGCAAGGAGTTCAAGCACCTCACCTACATCTATGCCGACGGCGTGCGGCTGTACCTCGGCGGCGCGTGGGACGGCCCCCTCGGCTTCAAGGGCGACCTGGGCGAGGTCCCCGAGCGCGGCAAGCCGCGCATCGCCCCGCCGCCCACCTACATCCAGGGCTACAAAGGCCGCGGCGGCATCCTCGGCGACTTCATCCATTGCGTCAAGACCCGCGAGCGCCCCTTCCGCGATATCGAGCTCGCACACCGCACCATGGTCACCTGCCACCTCGCCAACATCGCCTTCTGGTCCGGGCGAAGCTTCAAGTTCGACCCCGTCAAGGAGGAAATCGTCGGCGACCCCGAGCTCAACCGCTGGGTGGACCGTCCATACCGCGCGCCCTGGACCCTCTAG
- the rpoN gene encoding RNA polymerase factor sigma-54, which yields MQMRMEALLQQRPELRMKLAPQIIQSIEILQLPALELQQRLKQELLENPVLEMADTPAIEEQQEQDRDAEAEPQEERTHSDQEFEKLRQIEDVVREYGSQTYRRAPDPTETDRKYEAMQNTAARPISLQDYLFDQYSLLDTPDDLRDIAENIIYNIDDDGYLQYSLEEILESMDSLATLDQAQRALEIIQSLDPPGVGARDLKECLFLQMRHDHEHTLARRIIANHLEDLWMNRIPKIAKETGASLEEVREAIEFISHLNPKPGMAFAAESSAYVIPDIVVEYVDGHYEVRLEDDRIPRIYINSAYSRLLRDAGTSDTAKDYIRKKIQAARWLIESIEQRRNTLQKIARAIVDVQQPFLAKGIAHLVPLKMQAIAAATGVHVSTVCRAIADKYMQTPSGIFPLRFFFTGGTRTTDGRVRSRKSVKHIVKQVLETEDKRNPLSDDEIAAKLQAQGLDIARRTVTKYRKALGVPSSRQRRVY from the coding sequence ATGCAGATGCGGATGGAAGCGCTGCTGCAACAGAGGCCCGAGCTTCGCATGAAGCTCGCCCCGCAGATCATCCAGTCCATCGAAATCCTCCAACTCCCCGCCCTCGAGCTCCAGCAGCGCCTCAAGCAGGAACTCCTCGAAAACCCCGTCCTCGAGATGGCCGACACCCCCGCTATCGAGGAGCAACAGGAGCAGGACCGCGACGCCGAGGCCGAACCCCAGGAAGAACGCACCCACAGCGACCAGGAGTTCGAGAAGCTCCGCCAGATCGAGGATGTCGTCCGCGAGTACGGCTCACAGACCTATCGCCGCGCGCCCGATCCCACGGAGACCGACCGCAAGTACGAGGCGATGCAGAACACGGCCGCGCGCCCCATCTCGCTCCAGGACTATCTCTTCGATCAGTACAGCCTGCTGGACACCCCCGACGACCTGCGCGACATCGCCGAGAACATCATCTACAACATTGACGACGACGGCTATCTCCAGTACTCCCTCGAGGAGATTCTGGAGTCGATGGACAGCCTGGCCACTCTCGACCAGGCCCAGCGCGCGCTCGAGATCATCCAATCCCTCGACCCGCCGGGCGTGGGCGCCCGCGACCTCAAAGAGTGCCTCTTCCTCCAGATGCGCCACGACCACGAGCACACCCTCGCCCGCCGCATCATCGCCAACCACCTCGAAGACCTGTGGATGAACCGCATCCCCAAGATCGCCAAGGAAACCGGCGCCTCGCTCGAGGAGGTCCGCGAAGCCATCGAGTTCATCAGCCACCTCAACCCCAAGCCCGGCATGGCCTTCGCCGCCGAGTCCTCCGCCTACGTGATCCCCGACATCGTGGTCGAGTACGTGGACGGCCATTACGAGGTCCGCCTCGAGGACGACCGCATCCCGCGCATCTACATCAACTCGGCCTACTCGCGCCTCCTGCGCGACGCCGGCACCTCGGACACCGCCAAGGACTACATCCGCAAGAAGATTCAGGCCGCCCGATGGCTCATCGAGTCCATCGAGCAGCGGCGCAACACTCTCCAGAAGATCGCGCGCGCCATCGTAGACGTCCAGCAGCCCTTCCTCGCCAAGGGCATCGCGCACCTGGTGCCGCTGAAGATGCAGGCCATCGCCGCCGCCACCGGCGTCCACGTCTCCACCGTCTGCCGCGCCATCGCCGACAAGTACATGCAAACGCCCTCGGGCATCTTCCCGCTCCGCTTCTTCTTCACCGGCGGCACCCGCACCACCGACGGACGCGTCCGCTCGCGCAAGAGCGTCAAGCACATCGTCAAGCAGGTGCTCGAGACCGAGGACAAGCGCAATCCCCTCTCGGACGATGAGATCGCCGCCAAGCTCCAGGCTCAGGGCCTCGACATCGCCCGCCGCACCGTCACCAAGTACCGCAAGGCCCTGGGCGTCCCCTCCTCGCGCCAACGTCGGGTCTACTGA
- the recR gene encoding recombination mediator RecR, translating to MASVYTESLSRLMAELGKLPGIGARSAERLALHLLKVPQEEAEALAQAIRDVKRNTRHCSQCCNVTERDPCAICSDPRRDTTVLCVVEQPRDLLAIEKTGGYRGVYHVLMGRIAPLEGVHPEDLTVDHLVRRIKATGVKEVILYTNPDLEGDVTAQHLARLLQPLNVRITLPARGIPTGSQIEYATESILRDALEGRREIHG from the coding sequence ATGGCGAGCGTCTACACCGAATCTCTCTCGCGCCTGATGGCGGAACTGGGCAAGCTGCCGGGCATCGGCGCCCGGTCGGCGGAGCGCCTCGCCCTGCACCTCCTCAAGGTTCCCCAGGAGGAGGCCGAGGCCTTGGCCCAGGCCATCCGCGACGTCAAGCGCAACACCCGCCATTGCTCCCAGTGCTGCAACGTCACCGAACGCGACCCGTGCGCCATCTGCTCCGACCCGCGCCGCGACACCACCGTGCTGTGCGTCGTCGAGCAACCCCGGGACCTGCTGGCCATCGAGAAGACCGGCGGCTACCGCGGCGTTTACCATGTCCTCATGGGGCGCATCGCCCCGCTCGAGGGCGTGCACCCGGAGGACCTGACGGTGGACCACCTGGTGCGACGCATCAAGGCCACAGGGGTGAAGGAGGTCATCCTGTACACGAACCCGGACCTCGAGGGCGACGTGACCGCGCAGCATCTCGCGCGGCTGTTGCAGCCCCTGAACGTCCGAATCACGCTGCCGGCCCGCGGCATCCCCACCGGCAGCCAGATCGAGTACGCGACCGAGTCGATCCTCCGGGATGCGCTGGAGGGCCGGCGCGAGATTCACGGCTAG
- a CDS encoding YbaB/EbfC family nucleoid-associated protein — protein MARGFGGGGGGMGDLVRQAQKMQQRLSEVQQGLKDRIVEGTAGGNMVRVLVNGKQEIVAVKIDPAVVDPKDVAMLEDLILAAARAGLKKAHDLAQDEMSKVTGGIPLPGMF, from the coding sequence ATGGCACGCGGATTCGGCGGTGGCGGCGGCGGGATGGGGGACCTGGTGCGGCAGGCGCAGAAGATGCAGCAACGTCTCTCGGAGGTCCAGCAGGGCCTCAAGGACCGCATCGTCGAGGGCACCGCCGGCGGAAACATGGTCCGCGTCCTCGTCAACGGCAAGCAAGAGATCGTGGCCGTGAAGATCGACCCGGCCGTGGTGGACCCGAAGGATGTGGCGATGCTGGAGGACCTGATCCTTGCCGCCGCCAGGGCCGGCCTGAAGAAAGCCCACGACCTCGCGCAGGACGAGATGAGCAAGGTCACCGGCGGCATACCGCTCCCGGGCATGTTCTAG
- the dnaX gene encoding DNA polymerase III subunit gamma/tau: MDYLVLARKYRPQTFDDVVGQEGVTTTLRNAIAAGRVAHAYLFSGPRGVGKTTTARLLAKALNCEKGPTPDPCNACTFCTSITRGDDMDVIEVDAASNTSVDDVRVLRDNVRFAPARARHKIYIIDEVHMLSRSAFNAFLKTLEEPPPHVKFIFCTTEPHRLPETIHSRCQRFDFRRISTADIVRRLQQIAKTENAKADPEAIHLIARSTKGGMRDAETLLDQLLSYSGGKATAQEVEDALGALPRRDIFKLLDHLADHRADQALLIVHRAIQDGKDTENLLHQLIDHTRSLLLLAVCGPDAALVDEIPEDLKELDRQRQRFTVDGLLYMSQVLWDTLRRVKESSQSRLPIELALVKLAQGDGLVPLAELLERLQALETRLGASSAPPQAPAGHPPAPRPAPPPAADEKKKPSPPAPMTAPAATEAESDPERLAEEHSRLQEEAAANPVIGKALHILQGIVINREK, translated from the coding sequence GTGGATTATCTGGTCCTGGCGCGCAAGTACCGGCCCCAGACGTTCGACGACGTGGTCGGGCAGGAGGGGGTGACCACCACGCTGCGCAACGCAATCGCCGCGGGCCGCGTGGCGCACGCCTACCTGTTCAGCGGCCCCCGCGGCGTGGGCAAGACCACCACGGCCCGCCTCCTCGCCAAGGCCCTCAACTGCGAGAAGGGCCCCACCCCCGACCCCTGCAACGCCTGCACCTTCTGCACCAGCATCACCCGTGGCGACGACATGGACGTCATCGAGGTGGACGCCGCGTCGAACACCAGCGTGGACGACGTGCGCGTGCTCCGCGACAACGTGCGTTTCGCCCCGGCCCGCGCGCGCCACAAGATCTACATCATTGACGAAGTGCACATGCTGAGCCGCTCGGCCTTCAACGCCTTCCTCAAGACGCTCGAAGAGCCGCCGCCCCACGTGAAGTTCATCTTCTGCACCACCGAGCCGCACCGGCTGCCCGAGACCATCCACTCGCGTTGCCAACGATTCGACTTCCGCCGCATCTCCACCGCCGACATCGTCCGCCGCCTCCAGCAGATCGCCAAGACCGAGAACGCCAAGGCCGACCCCGAGGCCATCCACCTCATCGCCCGCAGCACCAAGGGCGGCATGCGCGATGCCGAAACGCTGCTCGACCAGCTCCTCTCCTACAGCGGCGGCAAGGCGACCGCCCAGGAGGTCGAGGACGCACTCGGCGCCCTGCCCCGCCGCGACATCTTCAAGCTTCTCGACCACCTCGCCGACCATCGGGCCGACCAGGCCCTCCTCATCGTCCATCGCGCCATCCAGGACGGCAAGGACACCGAGAACCTGCTCCACCAGCTCATTGACCACACTCGCTCGCTCCTTCTTCTGGCCGTGTGCGGGCCCGACGCCGCCCTGGTGGATGAGATTCCGGAGGATCTCAAGGAGCTGGACCGCCAGCGCCAGCGCTTCACGGTGGACGGGCTGCTCTACATGAGCCAGGTGCTCTGGGACACGCTCCGCCGGGTGAAGGAGAGCTCCCAGAGCCGCCTGCCGATCGAACTGGCCCTCGTCAAGCTGGCGCAGGGCGACGGCCTTGTGCCCCTCGCGGAGCTTCTCGAACGCCTCCAGGCCCTCGAGACGCGGCTGGGCGCCTCGTCCGCCCCGCCGCAGGCTCCCGCGGGGCATCCGCCCGCCCCACGGCCGGCGCCGCCGCCCGCGGCGGACGAAAAAAAAAAGCCTTCGCCCCCCGCCCCCATGACCGCGCCGGCGGCCACTGAGGCGGAGAGCGACCCCGAGCGGCTGGCGGAGGAGCACAGCAGACTTCAGGAGGAGGCGGCGGCCAACCCCGTGATCGGCAAGGCGCTGCACATCCTCCAGGGCATCGTCATCAATCGGGAGAAGTGA
- a CDS encoding peptidylprolyl isomerase: MRIMRRLLALASAILGLSAMSGWAGALPWGLPGPTKKPHPATERLREYTATLRTNMGDITLDLSPDAAPNAVRTFVKLAERGAYDGARVTCAFKDRMILIGPPGAKDAAEPLAYEAAPSSAIAGAVLMDRGADGRTLPGRLMILLSDQDHLEGDYTVFAHVEGGLDVAKRLGAAATRSADGAPVPIEDLLIEQVLINRKPSPGAKETKN, translated from the coding sequence ATGCGAATCATGAGACGCCTGCTTGCCCTTGCCTCCGCCATTCTGGGGCTTTCTGCCATGTCCGGCTGGGCCGGCGCCCTGCCGTGGGGCCTGCCTGGCCCAACGAAGAAGCCCCATCCCGCCACGGAGCGGCTCCGCGAGTATACGGCCACGCTGCGCACCAACATGGGCGACATCACGCTCGACCTGTCTCCCGACGCGGCGCCGAACGCGGTGCGGACCTTTGTGAAGCTGGCCGAGCGCGGCGCGTACGACGGGGCGCGCGTGACGTGCGCCTTCAAGGATCGGATGATTCTGATCGGGCCGCCGGGCGCGAAGGATGCGGCCGAACCCCTGGCCTACGAGGCCGCGCCCAGCTCGGCCATCGCGGGCGCCGTGCTGATGGACCGCGGGGCCGACGGCCGCACTCTGCCCGGCCGCCTGATGATCCTGCTGAGCGACCAGGACCACCTCGAGGGCGACTATACCGTGTTCGCCCACGTCGAGGGGGGCCTGGACGTTGCGAAGCGCCTCGGCGCCGCCGCCACGCGCTCCGCCGACGGCGCTCCCGTGCCCATCGAGGACCTGCTCATCGAGCAGGTGCTCATCAACAGGAAACCATCGCCTGGCGCGAAGGAGACGAAGAACTGA